The Pseudoxanthomonas suwonensis sequence TGGAGGCGGCCGGCTCGGTGTTCCTCGGCGACTGGACGCCGGAGGCGCTGGGCGACTACTGCAGCGGCACCAACCACGTGCTGCCCACGAACGGTGCGGCGCGCGCCTGGAGCGGGGTCAGCGTGGCCAGCTTCCAGAACACGGTCAGCGTGCAGGCGGCCAGCCGCGAAGGCATCCGCGCCATCGGCCACTGCGCGGTCACCCTGGCGCGTGCCGAGCGGCTGGACGCGCATGCCAACGCGGTCGTACTGCGCCTGCGCGGAGCAGCGGCATGAGCGCGAGCGGTCAGGCAGCGGACGAGGCGCTGCTGCGGCTGGTCCGCGAGGACCTGCGCGGCTTCGCCGGCTACGCCTCGGCGCGCACCCACGACCTGCGCGGCGAGGTCTGGCTCAACGCCAACGAGAATCCCTGGGCCAACCCGGCCGATGCCGGCGGCGGCAGCCGGCGCTATCCGGAGCCGCAGCCGCCGGCGCTGCGCGAGGCGCTGGCACGGCTCTACAGCTGCCGCCAGGAGCAGCTGCTGGTCGGCCGCGGCAGCGACGAGGCGATCGACCTGCTGGTGCGCGCGCTGTGCGTGCCCGGCCGCGACGCGGTGCTGGTGACCCCGCCGGTGTTCGGCATGTACGCGGTCAGCGCGCGGCTGCAGGATGCACCGCTGCTCGAGGTGCCGCTGGTCGACGGTGAGGCCGGCTTCGAGGTGGACCTGGAGGCGGTCGCGCAGGCCGCCGAGCGCAGCGCAGCCAAGCTGGTGTTCCTGTGTTCGCCGTCCAACCCGACCGGCGGAAGCGTGCCGCTGGCCGGCATCGCCGCGCTGGCCGCCCGGCTCGCCGGCCGCGCGCTGGTGGTGGTCGACGAGGCCTACGGCGAGTTCTCCGACCAGCCCTCGGCGACCACGCTGATGGACGCGCATCCGAACGTAGCCGTGCTGCGCACCCTGTCCAAGGCGCACGCGCTGGCCGCCGCGCGCATCGGCGTGCTGGTCGCCGCACCGGCGCTGGTGCGCGTGCTGCGCGCCTGCCAGGCCCCATACCCGGTCCCCACACCGTGCGCCGAGCTGGCCGTGGCCGCGCTGTCGGACGAGGCGCTGGCCCGAACCACCGCGCGCGTGGCCCAGCTGCGCGGCGAGCGTGCCCGCCTGCAGCATGCGCTGGCCACGCTGCCAGGCGTGCGGCGCGTGTATCCCTCCGACGGCAACTACCTGCTGGTGCGCTTCGCCGACGCGAAAACCGCATTCGAGCGGCTGCTGGCCGCCGGGGTGGTGGTGCGTGACCAGCGCGCCGCACCGCAGCTGGCCGACGCGCTGCGCATCACCGTCGGCACGCCCGAACAGAACGACCGCGTGCTGGCCGCACTGGACGCGAAGGAAGCCGCCGCATGACGCCGATCCTCTTCATCGACCGCGACGGCACCCTGATCGAGGAGCCCGAGGACTTCCAGATCGACGCCTACGAGAAGCTGCGCTTCGTCCGCGGCGTGATCCCGGCGCTGCTGAAGCTGCGCGACGCCGGCTGGCAATTCGTGATGGTCTCCAACCAGGACGGGCTGGGCACCGAGAACTACCCGCAGGCCAGCTTCGACGGCCCCCACAACCTGATGATGCAGGTGCTCGAGAGCCAGGGCATCGTCTTCCGCGACGTGCTGATCGACAGCAGCTGGCCGCACGAGAACAAGCCCACGCGCAAGCCCGGCATCGGCCTGGTGCTGCCCTATATCCAGGACCGGAGCATCGACTGGAAGCGTTCGGCCATGGTCGGCGACCGCCCCACCGACAACCAGTTCGCCGACAACCTCGGCATCCGCGCGTTCCAGCTGAAGACCCCGCAGTTCGGCGGCGAGTGGGACTGGGCCGGGATCGCGCACGAACTGGCCGACGCGCCGCGCCGCGCCGTGGTTCAGCGCGACACCAAGGAGACCAGGATCCGGGTCGAGGTCGACCTGGACCGCGCCGCCGACCCGCAGGTCCACACCGGCCTGCCGTTCTACGACCACATGCTCGAGCAGATCGGCAAGCACGGCGGCTTCGCGCTGAAGGTCCATGCCGACGGCGACCTGCACATCGACGAGCACCACACCATCGAGGACACCGCGCTGGCCCTGGGCCAGGCGCTGCGCGAGGCGCTGGGCGACAAGCGCGGGATCGGCCGCTACGGCTTCACCCTGCCGATGGACGAGACCCACGCCAGCGCCGCGCTGGACTTCAGCGGCCGGCCGTACCTGGTCTACG is a genomic window containing:
- the hisC gene encoding histidinol-phosphate transaminase, whose amino-acid sequence is MSASGQAADEALLRLVREDLRGFAGYASARTHDLRGEVWLNANENPWANPADAGGGSRRYPEPQPPALREALARLYSCRQEQLLVGRGSDEAIDLLVRALCVPGRDAVLVTPPVFGMYAVSARLQDAPLLEVPLVDGEAGFEVDLEAVAQAAERSAAKLVFLCSPSNPTGGSVPLAGIAALAARLAGRALVVVDEAYGEFSDQPSATTLMDAHPNVAVLRTLSKAHALAAARIGVLVAAPALVRVLRACQAPYPVPTPCAELAVAALSDEALARTTARVAQLRGERARLQHALATLPGVRRVYPSDGNYLLVRFADAKTAFERLLAAGVVVRDQRAAPQLADALRITVGTPEQNDRVLAALDAKEAAA
- the hisB gene encoding bifunctional histidinol-phosphatase/imidazoleglycerol-phosphate dehydratase HisB; translation: MTPILFIDRDGTLIEEPEDFQIDAYEKLRFVRGVIPALLKLRDAGWQFVMVSNQDGLGTENYPQASFDGPHNLMMQVLESQGIVFRDVLIDSSWPHENKPTRKPGIGLVLPYIQDRSIDWKRSAMVGDRPTDNQFADNLGIRAFQLKTPQFGGEWDWAGIAHELADAPRRAVVQRDTKETRIRVEVDLDRAADPQVHTGLPFYDHMLEQIGKHGGFALKVHADGDLHIDEHHTIEDTALALGQALREALGDKRGIGRYGFTLPMDETHASAALDFSGRPYLVYEGEFRRERVGDMPTELVPHFFRSLCDASGMNLHIKVDGDNDHHKIEASFKALARALRQAIRREGADLPSTKGAL